From the Cryptomeria japonica chromosome 2, Sugi_1.0, whole genome shotgun sequence genome, one window contains:
- the LOC131035179 gene encoding heavy metal-associated isoprenylated plant protein 23 encodes MGALEYVVRLLNGRTKRKRKQMQTVELKVRMDCEGCERKVRNSVSSMKGVRTVDVSRKEHKVTVTGYVDRNKVLKRVKATGKRAEFWPYVPYNLVYYPYAAQTYEKKAPAGYVRNVDYSFPNPNRTDEKYTALFSDDNPNACSVM; translated from the exons ATGGGTGCTCTGGAATATGTTGTAAGGCTGCTTAATGGCCGCACTAAACGCAAGAGAAAGCAGATGCAG ACTGTGGAGCTAAAAGTAAGAATGGACTGTGAAGGCTGTGAGAGGAAAGTTAGGAACTCTGTTTCTTCCATGAAAG GGGTTAGAACAGTAGATGTAAGCAGGAAGGAGCATAAAGTGACTGTGACAGGGTATGTTGATAGGAACAAGGTCTTAAAGAGAGTGAAGGCCACAGGCAAAAGGGCAGAGTTCTGGCCCTATGTTCCTTACAATCTGGTTTACTATCCTTATGCTGCTCAGACTTATGAGAAGAAGGCACCTGCTGGTTATGTCCGAAATGTGGACTACTCATTCCCAAATCCCAACCGAACTGATGAGAAGTACACCGCACTCTTCAGTGATGACAACCCAAATGCCTGTTCTGTTATGTAA